The following is a genomic window from Lysinibacillus sp. JNUCC-52.
TCTCGCGCCATATGTATCAGCTAGTAAACTTTCTGCCTCTAAAATCATCTCTTCTGGATAATGTAAGTCATCTAGCCCTGTTAATTCTGTCACATCGTAACGCATGACATCTTTAAAAGCTTGTGGAAGTTGTGACAATTCACCATGTTTATGTCCTGGTACATGGAAGGATATATTTTGTTGTTGTCGAAAACGCTCTAAACCTTCTACAATTGGCTTTTTCTTTTGCAAAACAAGACACCCTTTTCCGTTTATTATCCTTTAATTATACGGGATTATTGCAGGATAAAAAAGCTATCCTACTAAATAGGATAGCTTAAGATTTAAAGGGTAGAAAATCACAATAAATAGCCTACATACTACTACACTAAGAATGTTTACTGTATTGGCATAAAGGCCACTTGCCAAATACCGTTTTCATTCCTTACCATTTGATAGCCCATGTCACTTCCATTTTGTGTAAAAAGGATGACTCCTCCATGATCAGGTAGTTCTTTAAAAGTCCCATTCTCCATCGCTTTCGCCATTTCAAATGCCCACGACCTATTACTTTCTGCCTCTACTTGTGTATGCTGACGCATATGCTCTGCTTCGCTCCACTTCGAATAGTTTTCCCGAGTTGTATACAGTCGATACACCGTTTGTTCATCAGCTAAAAATTTCGCGTATAGCTGAACACGGGCTATCGTCAATGGATCTACATCGCGGAATATGTCCATATTATTTTGTTCTCTAAAAGCATCGTATAATGACCTTTCTGTTTCCGTCCATTCATTCGCCATCTCCCCCGCTTCATAACCTAGCACTTTCCCAATAATTTGAGCATCTGTGATTTTCGACAGCATACCGTGTCCCCAATTATCTGCTGCTACAAAATATTCGTCTGCATTAACGGTCAATTCATCCATATTCCAGAAAAAATATTTACGAATTTCATTTTCATCAAAAGTCGCACCATCTTCTTTCAGCTTGTCGATATATACTTCAAACACATCGAAGCCCATTTGTGTGGCAAAACCATAGTATATATCTAGGGGTATTGTATTTACTATAATCGTGCCATCATGAATGGCAACCTTTTCTCCAGGCAATCCTACAATACGTGCTATCGTCTTTGTTCCATCCTCGGCATTTACATAAACAACGTCGCCACTATTTAGTTTTTCAATATTTGGCTCAACTACAATCGGATAAGAAGTATATTCGTTGTTACCCCGATCCATTGCATTACCTGTATACTGGACCTTATATTGTTGTCCCGACATATTACCTAGCACAGGGACCCTATCATCAATGTCCGTGTACGACCATTCTATGGAATTCATACGTTGCATTGATCCATCCATATATTCGTAAACAACACGAGCTCCTGGTTGCTTGCTAAAAGCAAACCAAAACATGCCCTCATTGGCTACCTCCAGTAGCTTTGCTTTCTGTTGTCCAACTATAACTTTCTTTAAACTATTGCTTCGTACAGCACCACAATATAAATTAGATGACTGTCTATAATGGACAATTACATCTTCTGTACCAAATCCATTCGTACAATTGTCTTGGAAAACCCACTCGCTATTTTGATAAATTAAATATGTAGCATGGACTAGCAAACCCGAATCTGTCTGTACTTTGTAAATAATAAAGGCATCTTCCTTTTGTAACACATTCATTTCTTCATAAAGAATTTCATCTGCACCACTTTTTTGCAACCATAATGCCAGTGACTCTTCTTTGGATATATTTGATTCAAACGACACAATCACGGCGAGCAAAACTATAAGAACTATTGAGCCACATATTATAAGAGGATACTGCCACGAACGTTTACGACTAGTATTTTTTCTAGCTGTTATTTCTTGCATAATTCGTGCCTCATTAGCCTCCGAAAATCTAGATTCTTCACTAAATAACTTATCAAATTCATGCTTTATTTTATTCATGACGTAACACCTCCCATTCAGCTTCAACTAGCCTCAGTTTTAGCATTTCCCGCGCGCGTCGCAATCTCGTTTTAATTGTATTCTCAGAAAGATTGAGTAACTCTCCAATCGCCGCAGTGGTCAGTTCTTCATAATAAAACAATATAATTACTTCACGGTACTTTACAGATAATTGTAGAACATTTTTAGCGATATCCAGCTTCTCTAAACGTTGTAACATCTCGCTATCTATCGATGGCTTTTCAGCATGGATTTGTTTTAACAAGTAGTTCGAAATTAATTGTCTTCTACTTTTCCAGCTACGCAAATAATCATGACATCGATTGATTGTTATTTTAGCCAAATATGTTTTTAACGTAGCACGTTCCTCAAATTGGTGTTGCGTTTCAAAAAACTTGATAAAGACGTCCTGCACAATATCTTCAGCCGTAACCCAATCCTTAACATATAAATACGATAATCTCAGCATATAGTCACCATATGTATGCATAATTTCCTTCATATTTTGTGCTTCGTACTGCTCCATAAAATCCCCCCTTCTCTTGTGTTTGAATAATTAATATATGATTTTTACTCAATAGACGGATGCAAATTAGGTATAGTTTCATTTTCTTTTATATGTATTGTTCATGAATAGATTATTATTTTAGTAGAAATAAAAAAAGACCGAAGATTTCTCTTCGATCTTTTAAATGTGCCTAGCGACGTCCTACTCTCACAGGGGGAAGCCCCCAACTACCATCGGCGCTAAAGAGCTTAACTTCCGTGTTCGGTATGGGAACGGGTGTGACCTCTTTGCCATCATCACTAGACTATTTACGGCTTTCAATATACATCGTATTTCTTTGTCAGCTTCATTCGTTCAGTCAGTCACGTACACAAGTACGCTCCTTCCTTCTCTCAATCGCTTCCGCGAACTACTCGTATCTTGAAACCCTCTTAATTGAAAGTGTTGTTCTTTCAAAACTGGATAAACGGTTCATTGAATGTTTCAAACTTTTTTGGTTAAGTCCTCGATCGATTAGTATTCGTCAGCTCCATGTGTCACCACACTTCCACCTCGAACCTATCTACCTCATCGTCTTTGAGGGATCTTACTTACTTGCGTAATGGGAAATCTCATCTTGAGGGGGGCTTCATGCTTAGATGCTTTCAGCACTTATCCCGTCCACACATAGCTACCCAGCGATGCCTTTGGCAAGACAACTGGTACACCAGCGGTGTGTCCATCCCGGTCCTCTCGTACTAAGGACAGCTCCTCTCAAATTTCCTACGCCCACGACGGATAGGGACCGAACTGTCTCACGACGTTCTGAACCCAGCTCGCGTACCGCTTTAATGGGCGAACAGCCCAACCCTTGGGACCGACTACAGCCCCAGGATGCGATGAGCCGACATCGAGGTGCCAAACCTCCCCGTCGATGTGGACTCTTGGGGGAGATAAGCCTGTTATCCCCGGGGTAGCTTTTATCCGTTGAGCGATGGCCCTTCCATGCGGAACCACCGGATCACTAAGCCCGTCTTTCGACCCTGCTCGACTTGTAGGTCTCGCAGTCAAGCTCCCTTGTGCCTTTACACTCTACGAATGATTTCCAACCATTCTGAGGGAACCTTTGGGCGCCTCCGTTACCTTTTAGGAGGCGACCGCCCCAGTCAAACTGTCCGCCTGACACTGTCTCCTGCCCCGCTAAGGGGCATGGGTTAGAATTTCAATACAACCAGGGTAGTATCCCACCGACGCCTCCTTCGAAGCTGGCGCTCCGAGATCTCTGGCTCCTACCTATCCTGTACAAGTTGTACCAAAATTCAATATCAGGCTACAGTAAAGCTCCACGGGGTCTTTCCGTCCTGTCGCGGGTAACCTGCATCTTCACAGGTACTATAATTTCACCGAGTCTCTCGTTGAGACAGTGCCCAGATCGTTACGCCTTTCGTGCGGGTCGGAACTTACCCGACAAGGAATTTCGCTACCTTAGGACCGTTATAGTTACGGCCGCCGTTTACTGGGGCTTCAATTCGCAGCTTCGCTTGCGCTAACCACTCCTCTTAACCTTCCAGCACCGGGCAGGCGTCAGCCCCTATACGTCACCTTACGGTTTTGCAGAGACCTGTGTTTTTGCTAAACAGTCGCCTGGGCCTATTCACTGCGGCTCTCGTGCGCTTGCACGCTCAAGAGCACCCCTTCTCCCGAAGTTACGGGGTCATTTTGCCGAGTTCCTTAACGAGAGTTCTCTCGCACACCTTAGGATTCTCTCCTCGACTACCTGTGTCGGTTTGCGGTACGGGCACCTCTCACCTCGATAGAGGCTTTTCTTGGCAGTGTGAAATCAGGAACTTCGTCCATACGGACTCGCCATCACAGCTCAACGTTACAGTGTGCGGATTTGCCTACACACACGCCTTACTGCTTGGACGCGCACAACCAACGGCGCGCTTACCCTATCCTACTGCGTCCCCCCATTTCTCAAACGGTGAGGAGGTGGTACAGGAATATCAACCTGTTGTCCATCGCCTACGCCTATCGGCCTCGGCTTAGGTCCCGACTAACCCTGAGCGGACGAGCCTTCCTCAGGAAACCTTAGTCATACGGTGGACGGGATTCTCACCCGTCTTTCGCTACTCATACCGGCATTCTCACTTCTAAGCGCTCCACCAGTCCTTCCGGTCTGACTTCAACGCACTTAGAACGCTCTCCTACCACTGACATCGTAGATGTCAATCCACAGCTTCGGTGAATCGTTTAGCCCCGATACATTTTCGGCGCAGCGTCACTCGACCAGTGAGCTATTACGCACTCTTTAAATGATGGCTGCTTCTAAGCCAACATCCTGGTTGTCTGTGCAACGCCACATCCTTTTCCACTTAACGATTACTTTGGGACCTTAGCTGGTGGTCTGGGCTGTTTCCCTTTTGACTACGGATCTTATCACTCGCAGTCTGACTCCCGTGTATAAATATCTGGCATTCGGAGTTTGTCTGAATTCGGTAAACCGGGATGGCCCCCTAGTCCAAACAGTGCTCTACCTCCAGTATTCTCATCACGAGGCTAGCCCTAAAGCTATTTCGGAGAGAACCAGCTATCTCCAAGTTCGATTGGAATTTCTCCGCTACCCACACCTCATCCCCGCACTTTTCAACGTGCGTGGGTTCGGGCCTCCAGTAAGTGTTACCTCACCTTCACCCTGGACATGGGTAGATCACCTGGTTTCGGGTCTACGACCACGTACTAATTCGCCCTATTCAGACTCGCTTTCGCTGCGGCTCCGCCTTCTAAAGCTTAACCTCGCACGTAATCGTAACTCGCCGGTTCATTCTACAAAAGGCACGCTATCACCCATTAACGGGCTCTAACTACTTGTAGGCACACGGTTTCAGGATCTCTTTCACTCCCCTTCCGGGGTGCTTTTCACCTTTCCCTCACGGTACTGGTTCACTATCGGTCACTAGGTAGTATTTAGCCTTGGGAGATGGTCCTCCCGGATTCCGACGGAATTTCACGTGTTCCGCCGTACTCAGGATCCACTCTGGAGGGAATAAACTTTCGACTACAGGGCTTTTACCTGCTCTGGCGGACCTTTCCAAGTCGCTTCATCTAACTCATTCCTTTGTAACTCCGTATAGAGTGTCCTACAACCCCAAGAGGCAAGCCTCTTGGTTTGGGCTCTTCCCGTTTCGCTCGCCGCTACTCAGGGAATCGATTTTTCTTTCTCTTCCTCCAGGTACTTAGATGTTTCAGTTCCCTGGGTCTGCCTTCAAGACGCTATGTATTCACGTCAAGATACTACGCGATTAAACGTAGTGGGTTCCCCCATTCGGAAATCTCCGGATCAAAGCTCACTTACAGCTCCCCGAAGCATATCGGTGTTAGTGCCGTCCTTCTTCGGCTCCTAGTGCCAAGGCATTCGCCGTGCGCCCTTAATAACTTAACCTAGTTATTAAGCCTATAAAAAAACTTAAAAAATAAATGTGTTTGTTACAATTTCAATGTCGTTTTATCCAGTTTTCAAAGAACAAGTTTTGAAGTATTTCATCTAATTGATGAACCTTCAAAACTGAACGCAAAACGTAATCTTACAAACCCAAGGTTTGTATTCCGAAAATATCCTTAGAAAGGAGGTGATCCAGCCGCACCTTCCGATACGGCTACCTTGTTACGACTTCACCCCAATCATCTATCCCACCTTCGGCGGCTGGCTCCAAAAGGTTACCTCACCGACTTCGGGTGTTACAAACTCTCGTGGTGTGACGGGCGGTGTGTACAAGGCCCGGGAACGTATTCACCGCGGCATGCTGATCCGCGATTACTAGCGATTCCGGCTTCATGTAGGCGAGTTGCAGCCTACAATCCGAACTGAGAACGACTTTATCGGATTAGCTCCCTCTCGCGAGTTGGCAACCGTTTGTATCGTCCATTGTAGCACGTGTGTAGCCCAGGTCATAAGGGGCATGATGATTTGACGTCATCCCCACCTTCCTCCGGTTTGTCACCGGCAGTCACCTTAGAGTGCCCAACTAAATGATGGCAACTAAGATCAAGGGTTGCGCTCGTTGCGGGACTTAACCCAACATCTCACGACACGAGCTGACGACAACCATGCACCACCTGTCACCGTTGTCCCCGAAGGGAAAACCATATCTCTACAGTGGTCAACGGGATGTCAAGACCTGGTAAGGTTCTTCGCGTTGCTTCGAATTAAACCACATGCTCCACCGCTTGTGCGGGCCCCCGTCAATTCCTTTGAGTTTCAGTCTTGCGACCGTACTCCCCAGGCGGAGTGCTTAATGCGTTAGCTGCAGCACTAAGGGGCGGAAACCCCCTAACACTTAGCACTCATCGTTTACGGCGTGGACTACCAGGGTATCTAATCCTGTTTGCTCCCCACGCTTTCGCG
Proteins encoded in this region:
- a CDS encoding S26 family signal peptidase → MNKIKHEFDKLFSEESRFSEANEARIMQEITARKNTSRKRSWQYPLIICGSIVLIVLLAVIVSFESNISKEESLALWLQKSGADEILYEEMNVLQKEDAFIIYKVQTDSGLLVHATYLIYQNSEWVFQDNCTNGFGTEDVIVHYRQSSNLYCGAVRSNSLKKVIVGQQKAKLLEVANEGMFWFAFSKQPGARVVYEYMDGSMQRMNSIEWSYTDIDDRVPVLGNMSGQQYKVQYTGNAMDRGNNEYTSYPIVVEPNIEKLNSGDVVYVNAEDGTKTIARIVGLPGEKVAIHDGTIIVNTIPLDIYYGFATQMGFDVFEVYIDKLKEDGATFDENEIRKYFFWNMDELTVNADEYFVAADNWGHGMLSKITDAQIIGKVLGYEAGEMANEWTETERSLYDAFREQNNMDIFRDVDPLTIARVQLYAKFLADEQTVYRLYTTRENYSKWSEAEHMRQHTQVEAESNRSWAFEMAKAMENGTFKELPDHGGVILFTQNGSDMGYQMVRNENGIWQVAFMPIQ
- a CDS encoding sigma-70 family RNA polymerase sigma factor — encoded protein: MEQYEAQNMKEIMHTYGDYMLRLSYLYVKDWVTAEDIVQDVFIKFFETQHQFEERATLKTYLAKITINRCHDYLRSWKSRRQLISNYLLKQIHAEKPSIDSEMLQRLEKLDIAKNVLQLSVKYREVIILFYYEELTTAAIGELLNLSENTIKTRLRRAREMLKLRLVEAEWEVLRHE